A genome region from Nocardiopsis exhalans includes the following:
- a CDS encoding DUF4442 domain-containing protein, with the protein MDAETAEMVKSGFLASVPFARTLGVTFTDLDHGRAVMRLPDNADHHNHVGGPHAGAMFTLAESASGAIVIGTFGDQLERAVPLAVNAEIRYLKLAMGDVTAEATLGRSREEVVAELDEGKRPEFPVDIELRTDDGTVTGKMTVLWTLRPNRK; encoded by the coding sequence ATGGACGCCGAGACGGCGGAGATGGTCAAGTCCGGGTTCCTGGCCTCGGTGCCGTTCGCGCGCACGCTGGGTGTGACCTTCACCGACCTGGACCACGGGCGTGCCGTCATGCGGCTGCCCGACAACGCCGACCACCACAACCACGTGGGCGGTCCGCACGCGGGCGCCATGTTCACGCTGGCCGAGTCCGCCTCGGGTGCCATCGTGATCGGCACCTTCGGCGATCAGCTGGAGCGTGCCGTGCCGCTGGCCGTCAACGCCGAGATCCGCTACCTCAAGCTCGCCATGGGTGACGTCACCGCCGAGGCCACCCTGGGCCGTTCGCGTGAGGAGGTCGTCGCCGAGCTGGACGAGGGTAAGCGCCCCGAGTTCCCCGTCGACATCGAGCTGCGCACCGACGACGGCACCGTGACCGGCAAGATGACCGTTCTCTGGACGCTGCGCCCGAACAGGAA
- a CDS encoding tyrosine-type recombinase/integrase, translating into MARAWVYDRTKDKAYTEAVRKAKAAKRTPPARWMVRYYDPSGRIKSAGTYKKKPDAEKRQTEIENSLHEGSYRDPSAAKVTLGQMAEKWLTTRTDIKRSTWWQYRAVLDNHVLPRWGEQPLSAIHGEDVAVWVAQLQKPRDEGGSNLGASQTRHSHVVLSMVLGWCVPRRIPYNPAKGVPLPKPSESEHVYLDHVQVEALANAAGGLRTKYGQIASSAPVNRALILLLAYTGLRFNEAAALRVGRVDLERRRVRVVVAFAEVESELIEQTPKTGKPRTVPVPPSLVPELRPLLEGRDPDELVFTTRRGAPLRIRNWRYREFGNAVKAAGLAGKGLTPHKLRHTAASLAIASGADVKVVQSMLGHATATMTLDQYGHLFPDRLDEVAEAMDFARLAALAA; encoded by the coding sequence ATGGCCCGTGCCTGGGTCTACGACCGCACCAAGGACAAGGCGTACACCGAAGCCGTACGCAAGGCCAAAGCCGCCAAGCGCACACCTCCCGCGCGGTGGATGGTCCGCTACTACGACCCCTCCGGGAGGATCAAAAGCGCCGGCACCTACAAGAAGAAACCGGATGCCGAGAAGCGGCAGACCGAGATCGAGAACAGCCTGCACGAGGGCTCCTACCGCGACCCTTCGGCCGCGAAGGTCACCCTCGGGCAGATGGCCGAGAAGTGGCTGACCACGCGGACCGATATCAAGCGGTCCACCTGGTGGCAGTACCGGGCCGTGCTCGACAACCACGTGCTTCCGCGCTGGGGAGAGCAACCGCTCTCGGCGATCCACGGGGAGGACGTCGCCGTGTGGGTGGCCCAGCTCCAGAAGCCGCGGGACGAGGGCGGATCGAACCTCGGGGCCTCACAGACCAGGCACTCACACGTCGTGCTGTCGATGGTGCTCGGCTGGTGCGTGCCCCGGCGCATCCCCTACAACCCGGCCAAGGGTGTGCCGCTGCCCAAGCCCTCCGAGTCCGAACACGTCTACCTCGACCATGTCCAGGTGGAGGCTCTGGCCAACGCTGCTGGCGGGCTGCGCACCAAGTACGGGCAGATCGCCTCAAGTGCTCCGGTCAACCGCGCGCTGATCCTCCTGCTGGCCTACACGGGCCTGCGCTTCAACGAGGCCGCTGCCCTGCGGGTGGGGCGTGTGGATCTGGAACGGCGCCGGGTGCGCGTGGTGGTGGCCTTCGCTGAGGTGGAGAGCGAACTCATCGAGCAGACCCCGAAGACGGGCAAGCCCCGCACGGTGCCCGTGCCTCCCTCGCTGGTGCCCGAACTGCGTCCGCTCCTGGAAGGGCGCGACCCTGATGAACTGGTATTCACGACTCGTCGGGGCGCTCCGCTGCGCATCCGCAACTGGCGCTACCGGGAGTTCGGCAACGCGGTGAAGGCGGCCGGTCTGGCGGGCAAGGGGCTCACCCCGCACAAGCTCCGTCACACGGCCGCCTCGCTCGCCATCGCCTCCGGGGCGGACGTGAAGGTGGTGCAGTCGATGCTCGGCCATGCCACGGCCACGATGACCCTGGACCAGTACGGGCACCTGTTCCCGGATCGCCTGGACGAGGTGGCCGAAGCCATGGACTTCGCCCGCCTGGCCGCGCTGGCCGCGTGA
- a CDS encoding helix-turn-helix transcriptional regulator, giving the protein MRTAGTTPTVPRPRAEEVLWSVKDTAAYLRVPPKTLYEWRYKGDGPPSHRIGRYVRYVPAEVHAWVRTR; this is encoded by the coding sequence ATGAGAACCGCTGGCACCACTCCTACCGTGCCCCGGCCCCGTGCTGAGGAGGTGCTCTGGTCGGTCAAGGACACGGCCGCCTACCTCCGCGTGCCTCCCAAGACCCTCTATGAGTGGCGCTACAAGGGCGACGGTCCTCCCTCTCACCGCATCGGCCGGTACGTGCGCTACGTGCCCGCTGAGGTCCATGCCTGGGTCCGAACCCGGTAA
- a CDS encoding replication initiator, with product MPTPTGKSTRAERLAQPLAREVAEQVAADHGVCIRPVSLRRTDIGTGRTEVIDVPCGSTLESRCPACAKRKRSLRRFQCEEGWHLATEPVVEPDPPTQQQQGWVEQRAMVTAERDRLAAIGGAAPEQLAALDAAIADLDEEITASGLRGSVTRSASSESGPRRVRSTKRRQDVPDLPKRPMTRKTVGRAFTDPSSGKVFRPSLFLTLTLDSYGRVRSDGTPVDFSTYDYRRAARDTLHFSKLVDRFVQNLRRVAGFDVQYFASVEPQRRLAPHLHMATRGTLPRSELRQIAAATYHQVWWPSADTVRYEGENLPVWDAGAGTYLDPATGEVLPTWDEALDEIDAQPDPEPFHVVRFGKQVDAKGVVAGTEDAARCVRYLAKYLTKDIADCHAAETVRQEQHVDRLIETLRFEPCSPRCSNWLRYGIQPQDPKAGQRPGFCRSKAHRREHLGYAGRRVLVSRKWSGKTLADHKADRLSWVLDALGVDPTGEDQGGNTHPRPPVLTSVNSGDFAWELARPTDPDVAPREQRLLRAVGEALKRRTQLDAARQNDLSATTETRAA from the coding sequence ATGCCCACACCTACCGGTAAGAGCACGCGTGCCGAACGTCTGGCGCAACCCCTGGCGCGTGAGGTGGCCGAACAGGTCGCCGCCGACCACGGCGTGTGCATCCGCCCGGTCTCCCTCCGGAGAACTGATATCGGCACCGGGCGGACAGAGGTGATCGACGTCCCGTGCGGCTCCACCCTGGAATCCCGCTGCCCTGCCTGCGCCAAACGGAAACGCTCCCTACGCCGCTTCCAGTGCGAAGAGGGCTGGCACCTGGCTACCGAACCCGTCGTGGAACCCGACCCACCCACTCAGCAGCAACAGGGCTGGGTGGAGCAGCGGGCCATGGTCACCGCCGAACGGGATCGCCTGGCCGCCATCGGGGGCGCCGCTCCTGAACAGCTCGCCGCTCTGGACGCTGCGATCGCTGACCTGGACGAGGAGATCACCGCCTCCGGCCTGCGGGGCTCGGTCACCCGGTCGGCCTCCTCGGAGTCGGGGCCGCGTCGGGTGCGCTCGACCAAGAGGCGTCAGGACGTGCCGGATCTGCCCAAAAGGCCGATGACCAGGAAGACGGTCGGTCGTGCGTTCACCGACCCCAGCTCGGGCAAGGTGTTCCGTCCCTCGCTGTTCCTGACACTCACCCTGGATTCCTACGGTCGGGTGCGCTCGGACGGCACCCCCGTCGACTTCTCGACCTACGACTACCGGCGGGCTGCGCGGGACACCCTGCACTTCTCCAAGCTCGTGGACCGGTTCGTGCAGAACCTGCGCCGGGTGGCCGGATTCGATGTCCAGTACTTCGCTTCGGTCGAACCTCAGCGTCGGTTGGCCCCACACCTGCATATGGCCACACGCGGAACCCTCCCGCGCTCGGAGCTGCGCCAGATCGCCGCTGCGACCTACCACCAGGTGTGGTGGCCTTCCGCTGACACGGTGCGCTACGAGGGCGAGAACCTGCCGGTGTGGGACGCAGGCGCAGGAACTTACCTCGATCCCGCAACGGGGGAAGTGCTGCCCACCTGGGATGAGGCGCTGGACGAGATCGACGCTCAACCGGACCCGGAACCCTTCCACGTGGTGCGGTTCGGAAAGCAGGTGGACGCCAAGGGGGTCGTGGCCGGTACCGAGGACGCTGCCCGGTGTGTGCGCTACCTGGCCAAGTACCTGACCAAGGACATCGCCGACTGCCACGCGGCCGAAACCGTTCGGCAGGAACAGCACGTGGACCGGCTCATCGAGACGCTGCGGTTCGAACCGTGCTCGCCTCGGTGCTCGAACTGGCTGCGCTACGGCATCCAACCCCAGGACCCCAAAGCCGGTCAGCGCCCCGGGTTCTGCCGCTCTAAAGCCCATCGCCGCGAACACCTGGGCTACGCGGGACGCCGCGTCCTGGTCTCTCGGAAGTGGTCCGGCAAGACCCTGGCTGACCACAAAGCGGACCGGCTGTCCTGGGTCCTGGACGCACTCGGTGTCGACCCCACAGGCGAGGACCAGGGCGGCAACACACACCCGCGTCCCCCGGTGCTGACCTCGGTCAACTCCGGTGACTTCGCCTGGGAACTGGCACGTCCCACTGATCCGGACGTGGCTCCCCGAGAACAACGCCTGCTGAGGGCCGTGGGGGAAGCGCTCAAACGCCGCACCCAGCTCGACGCCGCACGGCAGAACGATCTTTCGGCAACCACCGAGACGAGGGCCGCATGA
- a CDS encoding FtsK/SpoIIIE domain-containing protein, with protein sequence MMRQPKVGATQSSPTLPTPAQGVRFTTPIIETPGIVVLASLVWRLVRLLVLMPFRFPVMVASTAAVVVCWWYLGWVGLSVLAGVLSVISLVWWRMWPDSYRYCVTWRLLAWWRHLAVYRRHWQPVLVISGLAESYQERRYLPRIRSVRCNDRADYVRVSLVAGTSPVDFEHRVVELAHGFAAPSCRVTVNGPRDITLEFPRHDTLSEPLDALPVPEPPDLGALPVGKREDGTAWKLRLHGTHVLVVGVTGAGKGSVLWSAIRAMLPAIADGTAQVWGIDPKRMELAYGRELFARYADTGESAVALLEHAVTQMQERAERYAGKQRSHTPTKADPFVVVVLDEVAFLTAYHPDRDVRKRSENAIATLTSQGRSVGFCVLAALQDPRKEVMNLRNLFPDKIALRLDEASQVDMVLGEGARERGAEAHLIDPTLPGVAYVRLETSPSPVRVRAAFVSDEDITAMADGYGSEVA encoded by the coding sequence ATGATGCGTCAACCCAAGGTGGGGGCTACTCAGTCCTCCCCGACCCTGCCCACCCCGGCGCAGGGAGTCAGGTTCACGACTCCGATCATCGAGACCCCCGGCATCGTCGTCCTGGCCTCATTGGTCTGGCGGCTGGTGCGGCTGCTGGTGTTGATGCCGTTCCGCTTCCCCGTCATGGTCGCCTCGACCGCGGCCGTGGTCGTGTGCTGGTGGTATCTCGGGTGGGTCGGCCTGTCCGTCCTGGCCGGGGTGCTCTCGGTGATCTCGCTCGTCTGGTGGCGGATGTGGCCGGACTCCTACCGGTACTGCGTGACCTGGCGTTTGCTGGCGTGGTGGCGGCACCTGGCCGTGTACCGGCGTCACTGGCAACCGGTTCTGGTCATCTCCGGGTTGGCTGAGTCCTACCAGGAACGCCGCTACCTGCCCCGCATCCGCTCCGTTCGGTGCAACGACCGGGCCGACTACGTCCGGGTCTCCCTGGTCGCGGGCACCTCCCCGGTCGACTTCGAGCACCGGGTGGTGGAGCTGGCGCACGGGTTCGCCGCACCCTCCTGCCGCGTCACTGTCAACGGGCCCCGAGACATCACCTTGGAGTTCCCCCGACACGACACCCTCTCCGAACCCCTCGACGCGCTCCCCGTCCCCGAGCCCCCGGACCTGGGAGCCCTGCCGGTCGGCAAGCGCGAGGACGGCACCGCGTGGAAACTCCGCCTGCACGGCACACACGTCCTGGTCGTCGGCGTCACCGGGGCAGGTAAGGGTTCGGTGCTGTGGTCCGCCATCCGGGCCATGCTCCCCGCCATCGCGGACGGGACAGCGCAGGTGTGGGGGATCGACCCCAAACGCATGGAACTCGCCTACGGACGCGAGTTGTTCGCCCGCTACGCCGACACCGGGGAATCCGCGGTGGCCCTGCTCGAACACGCGGTCACCCAGATGCAGGAGAGGGCGGAGCGGTATGCGGGTAAGCAGCGCTCGCACACCCCCACGAAGGCTGATCCGTTCGTGGTCGTGGTCCTGGACGAGGTCGCCTTCCTGACCGCCTACCACCCGGACCGGGACGTGCGGAAGCGCTCGGAGAACGCCATCGCCACCCTGACCTCACAAGGACGCTCGGTCGGCTTCTGCGTCCTGGCCGCGCTCCAGGACCCGCGCAAGGAGGTGATGAACCTGCGCAACCTGTTCCCGGACAAGATCGCCCTACGCCTGGACGAGGCATCGCAGGTGGACATGGTCCTCGGTGAAGGCGCGAGGGAACGCGGTGCTGAGGCGCACCTGATCGACCCCACCTTGCCCGGGGTGGCCTACGTCCGGCTGGAGACATCGCCGTCCCCGGTACGGGTACGGGCCGCGTTTGTCTCCGACGAGGACATCACCGCCATGGCCGACGGCTACGGGTCGGAGGTTGCCTGA
- a CDS encoding GntR family transcriptional regulator encodes MDIMSSLEFAPPKYVQIVRAIQERIEDGTYPVGEMLPSESRMVREFGAGRSTVVRALQILSMQGWIEREHGRGSFVRGVPQQTSERSHAGASAFEASEEAKNNRILKAGRTPVPSAVTEAVGLPEGSPAIMRQRLVLDDGEPSELVTLWFPLDVADGTDLGDEQPISIGAREHVQMVKQVRPSRVSERLCARLATDEESERLGLDEGAPVLGITARILDASEKVIAVAEVVLPGDLHELEDSYPAG; translated from the coding sequence GTGGACATCATGTCGAGTTTGGAGTTCGCTCCGCCCAAGTACGTACAGATCGTGCGGGCGATCCAAGAGCGCATTGAAGACGGGACCTATCCCGTGGGGGAGATGCTTCCCTCTGAGTCCCGGATGGTCCGCGAGTTCGGGGCCGGGCGCTCCACGGTCGTGCGGGCCTTGCAGATCCTGAGTATGCAGGGGTGGATCGAGCGCGAACACGGGCGCGGCTCGTTCGTGCGCGGCGTCCCGCAACAGACCTCCGAGCGCTCCCATGCCGGAGCCAGTGCCTTCGAGGCTTCCGAAGAGGCCAAGAACAATCGCATCCTCAAGGCGGGCCGTACCCCCGTGCCCTCAGCGGTGACTGAGGCGGTCGGTTTGCCTGAGGGCTCCCCAGCGATCATGCGCCAACGCCTGGTCCTGGACGACGGCGAACCGAGCGAACTGGTCACCCTGTGGTTCCCCCTCGACGTCGCGGACGGCACTGACCTGGGTGACGAACAGCCGATCAGTATCGGCGCACGTGAACACGTGCAAATGGTCAAACAGGTGCGGCCCTCCCGTGTATCCGAGCGTCTGTGTGCTCGTCTGGCCACGGATGAAGAGTCCGAGCGCCTGGGCCTGGACGAGGGGGCTCCTGTGCTGGGCATCACCGCGCGGATACTGGACGCCTCGGAGAAAGTCATCGCGGTCGCTGAGGTGGTTCTCCCCGGTGACCTGCACGAACTGGAGGACTCTTACCCGGCAGGGTGA